The following proteins come from a genomic window of Nocardioides albertanoniae:
- a CDS encoding glycerophosphoryl diester phosphodiesterase membrane domain-containing protein, with amino-acid sequence MSGAWPPPPGEQPQQGAATPPTPTQFATPPAWPQQLPPAHKPGAVPLRPLGLGDMLDGAFRLVRFNPGATVGASVLVAAVAMAIPLVVTGTMTFTGDSLKTFGSALEDPDYQPGGAEVVGIVAAVGSLLVGMILQGFGTILVAGMISHVAHAAAIGKKLTLTQAWAATHGNRWRLIGLAVLFAGVALLALGVAVALIVLVAVVQDSPLRAILAGVLLGLLLFVAAVFVSVRFYLLAVPSLMLERTGVIGAVRRAWQLSKGQFWRLLGIALLASIIAGFASQIIGFPISIIASVVSVAVPDLYFLATITGNALATVVAAAIATPFTGAVTNLQYLDQRIRKESYEVELMEQAGLLSR; translated from the coding sequence ATGTCAGGAGCGTGGCCACCCCCGCCGGGTGAGCAACCTCAACAGGGTGCGGCGACCCCGCCGACCCCGACCCAGTTCGCGACCCCGCCGGCCTGGCCCCAACAGCTGCCACCGGCACACAAGCCGGGAGCCGTCCCGCTGCGTCCGCTGGGGCTCGGCGACATGCTCGACGGCGCCTTCCGGCTCGTACGCTTCAACCCCGGCGCCACGGTCGGCGCCTCCGTCCTCGTCGCGGCCGTGGCGATGGCCATCCCGCTGGTCGTGACCGGCACGATGACGTTCACCGGCGACAGCCTCAAGACCTTCGGGTCCGCGCTCGAGGACCCCGACTACCAACCCGGCGGTGCCGAGGTCGTCGGGATCGTGGCCGCGGTCGGGTCGCTGCTCGTGGGCATGATCCTGCAGGGCTTCGGCACCATCTTGGTCGCCGGGATGATCTCCCACGTCGCCCACGCGGCGGCGATCGGCAAGAAGCTCACCCTCACCCAGGCGTGGGCCGCCACCCACGGCAACCGCTGGCGGTTGATCGGGCTCGCGGTGCTGTTCGCCGGCGTCGCGCTGCTCGCCCTCGGGGTCGCGGTGGCGCTCATCGTGCTGGTGGCGGTCGTCCAGGACAGCCCGCTCCGGGCGATCCTGGCCGGTGTCCTCCTGGGGTTGCTGCTGTTCGTCGCCGCGGTCTTCGTCTCGGTGCGCTTCTACCTGCTCGCGGTGCCGTCGCTCATGCTCGAGCGCACCGGCGTCATCGGTGCGGTCCGGCGCGCCTGGCAGCTCTCGAAGGGCCAGTTCTGGCGGCTGCTCGGCATCGCTCTGCTCGCCTCGATCATCGCCGGGTTCGCCTCACAGATCATCGGCTTCCCGATCAGCATCATCGCCAGCGTGGTCAGCGTCGCGGTGCCCGACCTCTACTTCCTGGCGACGATCACCGGCAACGCCCTCGCCACCGTGGTGGCCGCCGCGATCGCGACCCCGTTCACCGGCGCGGTGACCAACCTGCAGTATCTCGACCAGCGCATCCGCAAGGAGTCCTACGAGGTCGAGCTGATGGAGCAGGCCGGGCTGTTGAGCAGATGA
- a CDS encoding DUF4129 domain-containing protein produces the protein MILAQPTPPLTPTPEEGRSWLRRELADPEYHDLDLVQRIMRWIERTLSGGLPSAGDMPWAQTVAAMVVFALLLVGIGLLVSRARRSPRAARDRNGDVLTDESLSAAALRQRAEAAYGAGDHGTAVVEGFRALARRQVERGRLADDPGLTAAEVAASLEREVAAVDGRAVRAAELFDEVLYGDHPATREQAEGVLALEQELAVAR, from the coding sequence ATGATCCTCGCGCAACCCACTCCCCCGCTGACGCCCACGCCCGAGGAGGGCCGCTCCTGGCTGCGGCGCGAGCTGGCCGACCCCGAGTATCACGACCTCGACCTCGTCCAGCGGATCATGCGCTGGATCGAGCGCACCCTGTCCGGCGGGCTCCCGTCTGCGGGCGACATGCCGTGGGCCCAGACGGTCGCCGCGATGGTCGTCTTCGCGCTGCTCCTGGTCGGGATCGGGCTGCTCGTCTCCCGCGCCCGGCGCAGCCCCCGAGCCGCCCGCGACCGCAACGGCGACGTGCTCACCGACGAGTCGCTCTCTGCTGCTGCGCTCCGGCAGCGGGCCGAGGCGGCGTACGGTGCGGGCGATCATGGCACCGCGGTCGTCGAAGGCTTCCGCGCGCTCGCCAGGCGACAGGTCGAGCGTGGCCGGCTGGCCGACGACCCCGGGCTGACCGCTGCCGAGGTGGCGGCGAGCCTGGAGCGTGAGGTCGCTGCTGTGGACGGTCGGGCCGTACGCGCCGCGGAGCTGTTCGACGAGGTGCTCTACGGCGACCATCCGGCGACCCGGGAACAGGCCGAGGGCGTGCTCGCTCTCGAGCAGGAGCTGGCGGTGGCGCGATGA